Proteins from a genomic interval of Musa acuminata AAA Group cultivar baxijiao chromosome BXJ1-9, Cavendish_Baxijiao_AAA, whole genome shotgun sequence:
- the LOC103998751 gene encoding DNA-directed RNA polymerases II, IV and V subunit 8B produces the protein MVELLFEDIFTLTRLDPDGKKFDKVSRIEARSEQFDMYMQLDVNTEIYPLNVGDKFTMVLTPTLSLDGTPDSGYFTQAGRKSLADKFEYVMHGKLYKISEEASGGPNVKVEIYASFGGLLMMLKGDPSNAAQFELDQRLFLLMRKV, from the exons ATGGTTGAGCTTCTTTTCGAGGACATCTTCACTTTGACGAGACTGGATCCGGATGGTAAAAAGTTTGATAAAG TTTCTCGGATTGAAGCACGCAGTGAACAGTTCGATATGTATATGCAGCTAGATGTAAACACTGAAATTTATCCACTTAATGTTGGGGATAAATTCACCATGGTTTTGACTCCAACTCTCAGTCTGGATGGAACCCCTGATTCAGGCTACTTTACACAG GCTGGAAGAAAGTCTCTTGCAGACAAGTTTGAGTATGTTATGCATGGGAAGCTGTATAAGATTTCAGAAGAGGCTTCCGGAGGACCTAATGTTAAAGT TGAAATATATGCTTCTTTTGGTGGACTGTTGATGATGCTCAAGGGGGATCCCTCCAATGCAGCTCAGTTCGAGTTGGACCAGAGGCTGTTTCTTCTTATGAGGAAAGTGTAA
- the LOC135593662 gene encoding uncharacterized protein LOC135593662 produces the protein MGVDYYNILKVNRNATDDDLRKSYRRLAMRWHPDKNPSNKKEAEAKFKQMSEAYEVLSDPHKRAIYDQHGEEGLKGMPPPGSQSAASNGSSGPSNFQFNPRDAEDIFAEIFGSSSPFGFESMNRSKSVRFQKDGSGTFGGFGRTDSTYRSYAEGAGPSGSQTRKAPVVENHLVCSLEDLYMGSKRKMKISRNVSRPNGRLVPETEILTIEIKPGWKKGTKITFPGKGNEQVNQLPADLVFIIDEKPHDVYKRDGSDLIVHQEISLVDALAGTTINLTTLDGRDLAINVSNVVYPGHQLIITEEGMPIAKEPGKKGNLIIKFDVKFPSRLTPQQQADIRRVLGA, from the exons ATGGGCGTGGATTACTACAACATATTGAAGGTGAATCGCAATGCCACCGATGATGACCTCAGGAAGTCGTACCGGCGGCTGGCAATGCGGTGGCACCCCGACAAGAACCCTAGCAATAAGAAGGAGGCGGAGGCCAAATTCAAGCAGATGTCCGAGGCCTACGAG GTACTAAGTGATCCTCATAAACGGGCAATATATGATCAGCATGGTGAAGAGGGCTTGAAGGGCATGCCCCCTCCTGGTTCACAAAGTGCAGCATCTAATGGCTCGAGTGGTCCTAGTAACTTCCAGTTTAATCCTCGGGATGCTGAAGATATCTTTGCTGAAATTTTTGGGAGCAGCAGCCCTTTTGGTTTTGAGTCTATGAACCGTTCAAAGTCCGTGAGGTTCCAAAAAGATGGAAGTGGAACTTTTGGTGGCTTTGGTAGGACAGATAGCACCTACAGGTCATATGCTGAGGGAGCTGGTCCTAGTGGCAGCCAGACACGGAAAGCACCAGTTGTGGAGAACCATCTGGTGTGCAGCCTTGAAGATCTCTACATGGGATCAAAAAGAAAGATGAAGATATCTAGAAATGTCTCACGACCCAATGG ACGATTGGTGCCAGAAACAGAGATCTTAACAATTGAAATCAAGCCTGGATGGAAAAAAGGCACCAAGATAACTTTTCCTGGCAAAGGCAACGAGCAAGTGAACCAACTCCCAGCAGACCTTGTCTTTATCATTGATGAGAAGCCGCATGATGTGTACAAGAGAGATGGCAGTGATCTCATTGTTCACCAAGAGATCTCACTGGTCGATGCGCTCGCAGGGACCACAATAAACCTCACAACCCTCGACGGGCGTGATTTGGCAATCAATGTGAGTAATGTAGTGTACCCTGGCCATCAACTTATTATCACAGAGGAAGGGATGCCAATCGCGAAGGAGCCAGGGAAGAAGGGCAACTTAATTATCAAGTTTGATGTGAAGTTCCCATCTAGGTTGACGCCGCAGCAGCAGGCAGATATCAGACGTGTTCTGGGAGCTTGA
- the LOC135584928 gene encoding uncharacterized protein LOC135584928 has product MRDRSRSDRNKRRCRSPSASAGKWADLLDPLLLSVLDRLPSLRDRFAVASVCRTWRAVSRPSLSSATGSCPPLLFRLFVGPFHRRSRRCHQISPRRCDLLCPAAPFAPSRSVVSSGTLNLFLLGCSYGHLIFCKGRRAILADIFTGDELRSPDLPSDGWRFHYGALTGSLSSPGSNLLLSANGNLLRWRIGDSKWEECSFTPLDVHMERVVAFKDHVFALDSAERLRVLQFSPYFSIKQMAVEWAGRSIYSGMNIGFTQQLVECGGELMLVQVIPAEQIMHLKFEVYRLDLSGQPTWVKVDGLGDWALFIEESGRCPASCPCPGRWGGRSNCIYYAGHGRGRWHVFSLDDTSIDTTDPESPLYFDNQCVSKWPSPLWVYPSMLY; this is encoded by the coding sequence ATGAGGGATAGATCTCGCAGCGACAGAAATAAGCGGCGGTGCCGCTCGCCCTCCGCCTCTGCCGGAAAATGGGCTGACCTTCTCGACCCGCTTCTTCTTTCCGTCCTCGACCGCCTCCCCTCCCTCCGCGACCGCTTCGCCGTCGCCTCCGTCTGTCGCACCTGGCGCGCCGTCTCCCGCCCCTCCCTGTCCTCGGCCACCGGTAGCTGTCCCCCTCTCCTCTTCCGCCTGTTCGTTGGCCCCTTCCACCGCCGGTCCCGCCGCTGCCACCAGATTTCCCCCCGCCGTTGCGACCTCCTCTGCCCAGCCGCACCCTTCGCGCCCTCCCGCTCCGTGGTTTCCTCCGGGACCCTCAACCTTTTCCTCCTTGGCTGTTCCTATGGCCACCTCATCTTCTGCAAGGGCCGTCGTGCCATCCTCGCTGACATCTTCACTGGCGACGAGCTCCGTTCGCCGGACCTCCCCAGCGATGGCTGGCGTTTCCACTACGGAGCCCTAACTGGTTCTCTGTCCTCTCCCGGCTCCAATCTCCTCTTGAGTGCTAACGGGAACCTTCTGCGGTGGCGGATTGGAGACAGTAAATGGGAAGAATGCTCATTCACACCGCTTGATGTTCACATGGAACGTGTAGTGGCTTTCAAAGACCACGTTTTTGCGTTGGACAGTGCCGAAAGGCTTCGCGTTCTCCAGTTCTCGCCTTATTTTAGCATCAAACAGATGGCAGTTGAGTGGGCTGGGCGAAGCATTTACTCGGGCATGAATATTGGCTTCACTCAGCAGCTGGTTGAGTGTGGTGGCGAGCTCATGCTGGTGCAGGTCATCCCTGCAGAGCAAATTATGCATCTGAAGTTCGAAGTGTACCGCTTGGACTTGTCGGGACAGCCAACATGGGTGAAGGTGGATGGTTTGGGAGATTGGGCATTGTTCATTGAGGAGTCAGGCAGATGCCCGGCATCGTGTCCTTGCCCAGGCAGATGGGGAGGACGGAGCAATTGCATCTATTATGCCGGACATGGACGTGGTCGTTGGCATGTGTTCTCATTGGACGACACGTCTATCGATACTACTGATCCAGAATCTCCTCTGTATTTTGACAACCAATGTGTTTCGAAGTGGCCTTCGCCCCTTTGGGTTTATCCGAGTATGTTGTATTGA